The genomic stretch cctcttctcttttgtttgcacatgtattttagttttatttatagatgacactcctcccaaccttttgctttcacaagccatggctaaccgaatcctcgggtgccttccaacatttcacataccatggatgagtgtctatttgcaaaattaagttgcttactgatgaatcagggcaaaacatgtgaagagaattattagtgaaggttaattaattggggctgggaaccccgttgccagctctttttgcaaaattattggataagcagatgagccactagtccattggtgaaagtctgcccaacaagattgaaagataaaacaccacatacttcctcatgagctataaaacattgtcacaaataagagataataacttttgaattgtttaaaggtagcacatgaagtatttacttggaatggcagaaaaataccacatatggcgaaagggcggcgcgagggggtgcccggggggcccaccccatatggcggcgcgcccccctccttggccgcgcccccctgtggtctggaggccgtgggcctccccctggcttgcccttctggctccgtgtgtccctcggagaaataggaggtttggcttttgtttcgtcgaattccgagaatattgcccgaacagcttttctggaaccaaaaacagcagaaaacaggaactggcacctcggcatcttgttaataggttagtcccggaaaatgcataaaaacattataaagtgtgagcaaaacatgtagatcttatcataaaactagcatggaacatcagaaattatagatacgttggagacgtatcattgcccATCCAATGCGTTCTGGATAGAGTGTTTGTGCCTCCAGCCAGGGAGACTCGTTTCCTCCTGTGTTCCCTGACCGCAAACACCAAGATTGGGTCTGGCCACAATCTGCTTCTTTTGAACGGTAGGGAGGGGATGATATTCGACCCGATTCACGGCTTGTCATTTATTGTCTGTACCGCTACTGTTAGGCATGTAGCCCCTTAGACTAAGATCAGGGGATCGTACTTGTTTGTGTGCCTGCATGGTCAGATGTGTTGTATCAGACTTAGTGATGGTTGCCATtagtggctttatatataaagtcgGGCCCGGGGCCTTTTACTTTTCGGTAGAAGAGAGATACACGATGCAATTCTGATGCGGCATTAGAACCCAGCTTCTCGCTGGAACGCTACAGGCCGCTCCGCCTTCGGTGGCCTTAGGGCCTTGGAGGCGTGGCGGACGGCCGCCTCTCGCTGGTAGGaaggtttttgtttttgtttagctTATTTtagtgtcttcttcgggatgTTGAGATGACGGCTACACCCTGaactcagaataaggtcctccccaacCTACCCTCCCTCTGGTGGTGCAGCGATGGGTCTTCTAGGACCCAGTCGGTTTAcgtgttcgttggtgtggtttcGTGTGAGTCTCTTCCAATCACCGATTGTCAGCATTgatgatggttgctgctctgatgTGCTGGTTCTTTGGggtcttagcacgacgacttcccgtatGTCTACTATAATAAATTCTACCCGCAACAAGTTTTGCCTGGCtttggtgatggaggggcgaggacggtgGCGCGTCTTCAACTCGCGCtagtgtagtcgtcgctaggtgatcCAAATGAcctatttatatttttttattgctTTTAGATCTCTTTGTACTTGTGTCGATGAATATTAATAGATTGGTGAAGTTTTCGTAAAAAAGATTTAAGTTGTAAATCTTCGTCGCTCTCCAATTTAGATAGTTTGTTAATGTGTTTTGTTTGCTATAGTGGCCCTCCATCAAGAAAAAATGATGTCGTAGATTTGTCTAAATAAAAATGTGTCTGGACATAATGTAGTGTATAGAAAATTTCCGTGCTTGAGTGATAGATGTGACAATGAAGTAGCTGAAGAAATATTGTGCCATTTCTGTCGTGCAGCTGATGGCGAACTAGGGATGGATCAAAGTAGGTACAACTCGACGACATGTTTCATTTTCGAAGTGCATCCAGATGTAATGCAGAGCAGGCTTTATTTGTCGTAAGACCTTGGGTAGATTCCTACCACAAGATTGAGCTAACATAGCCAATCAGACACTGACATGTTGGGTAGATTCCTACCACAAGATTGAGCTAACATATTATTAATCTTAATCGGCCGGCTTGAATTCCTGGAGCTCCTTGAAGCTCTCCCACTCCTTTACCCAGACCTTGGCCTCGTAAAGCTTCTTGGCGCCGGCTTGGTTGACTTCGATGGTAAAGTAGTGCAAGGTCCCGGCCACCAACTGTCCCCTCGCCTTCACCACCCTCTCGAACTCCAGCGCCGTGTTCTGCACCCAACATAAATAAGATCATCAATCAGGTAAACAGAGGCTGTATGTAGAACTCTTGTGATCTGGCGAAAAGCCGTGACGGGTTTCTTACGGCCTTGGTGTTGTGCTCGGAGACGGCGAACCGGGCAAGCTCGATGGCCTCAGGGTTCTTCTCATACCCCGCCGGCGCGTCCTCGACGCTGCCGAACGTCGGCAGCCTGCGTGGTGGGACGCGACAAAATCTTCCCCGGCAGGGACGCGACGCCTTGGCCATCGCTGCTGCCGTCCGGTGCGTGGGTCGCTGCGCTGAGCCGCCGGTGGATGAAGAGAGAGGACGGCGACGGCCGCTTCCGAGAGCGAGAGCGCAGATTCCGCGAAGCGGGGCGATCGATCTCATGTCGAGCGGAGTGGACAACGGTCGACGGACGTGGGGGGCAATATGTGATCTGCCGGAGCGCGACAGGTTTGGACGTCGATCGGCCGGGATGGGCGCGGCAGCGGAAGGCAGGCGGAGGCGCAGTAAGTAACCGGCCACGGTGCATGCGAGGGATGTTAACAACGGTAGGTTACAACCTTCAGGGTCAAGAAAAGATCAGGACAAATCAAGAAATAATCGGTTAGTTATATATCCTACCAAACCGTGTACAACAGAATAGGGAATTAATTTGTTACCGAGCGAATTACCGGCCGGTGTATGAAAATTTATAAAACCATGCTCGAAGATAAaagcctactctcgcggcatgaGTAATCCCAAATGCTTTGCTCCCGCGATGCTCCAAAGGGACGCCCCCTTTTGATCTTTGCCATAACCAAGGTGAGCATGGTGGAAGTGTTGCGAAAAACTCTAGCACTCCTTTCGATCCATATTTCTCATGAGGTGAGCATAATGAGAGACGCCAATGACTTCCTTCTAGTGCCATTAATGTAGATAACCGACTACCACCATTCATTTACAGAAACATAATTTTTCCATGAGGACGTGTCCACCGTGGTAAGCCCAAGCCAAGTGATGATCTATTCCACACCCGCACCGTGTATCGAGACTTGAAGAAGATATGGATCACGGTTTCATCAACTTGGTTGCAAAGCTTACAGAGCCTACAATTTAGCCATCCGCGACACGGTGGCTTGTTTTCGTGCACTACATGCCAAGAGATTAGATCTAAGGAAGACAACAAGATATCCGGTGGATCTTCTATCATCAAGACATCTGGCCCAACCAGCATTGGAAAAGACATTAACTTTGTTGCGGCCCTTTAGCCTAGTGTCCACTACCTCTGAAACGAGATAACCTTAATATTCTGTTTAATTATCTCATGCACAATTGCAGGAGAATGCGACAATTGACAGACTTTAATAAGTGAATAGATATGTCTTCTTTCTAACGTTAAATTTTCTGACACCAACCATGCTCCTCTAGCGAGTTGAGTCCTATGACCCAAAGCTTCTCCTTGATGCACTCAAACTTTTGATTAGTACAGAGAGTCGCTGGCGGGTTTGCAATCTGATCGGTAGACGCTTGAGAACATCAAAAGTACATGCCTGGTGGAATATTTCTCTTCCTTTAGTGATATTGTGTTATCTATGCGATGATCCAACTGTCCAGATATGTGGGAGGTGAAGTGGCAAACAAGTTCAGGGACTGATCAAAAGACTTGGAATTCATCAACTCAATGAGCGTGTTCCATTATGGGAACCATACCCACAAGGTTATTCATCATGAAGCACCTATAGCCAGTGAGACTGACATGTTGGATAGGCTCCAACCACAAGGCTAAGTCGCCATATCACATAGTATATGCAGAGCATCTTAGGCTGCCGGCTTGAATTCCTGGAGCTGCTTGAAGTTCTCCCACGCCTTCTCCCAGACCGTGGCCTCGTACAGCTTCTTGGCGCCGCCCTCCGTGACCTCGATGGTGAAGTAGTGCATGCACCCGGCCACCACCTGCAGCCTCACCTTCACCAGCCTCTCGAATTCGACCGACGCGTTCTGAATCAAACCCAACGAACAGTGGTTTCAGAAGAAACGAAAGAAGGAACAGAGAAAGGTCAATTCTTTGGGTCTGGTGGGAATTGTCTTACGGCCTTGTTGTTGTGCTCGGCGACGGCGAATCGGGCCAGCTCGATGGTCTCGAGGTCGTTCTCCCGCCCCGCCGGCGCGTCCTGGATGCCGCCCAGCATCGGGCGGCGGCGTGGGCCGTCGTGCTCGTGCGCCGCCTTGGCCATCGCTGCTGCCGTCCGGTTGCGTGGGTCGCTGTGCTGAGCCGGGGGAAGAGTACGTAGGATGAGAGCTGCGCTACTGAGAACTGATTCTGTCAATCGTGAGGATCAATCTCCGTGGATATCAAGCGGAATAGAGGCAGGGACGGGATTTATAGCGACGTTGGGGGACGAAGGGAAATGAATCGCTAGAGCGTGACAGAATTGGGCGTCGGGCAGCACGTCTACGGGATGGCGATGCGTTGCGAATGAATGCTTAACGCGGAAGGCAAGTGGTGGCCAAGTAAACAGGTGCCGCAATTACAGAATCCCAAGTCCAAGTTCTCAACACACTATAGTGGTCACGATCGAACTGGATTTTCTACCGCGCACCGGAGACGTCGAGCATATGTACCCACCGTCCGTTGGATTTTAGAATGGATAGCTCATTGGACCATTCTTGGGTGCGAATGCAAGAGAGTCCAAGATAATTCTTGATCACGTCCCTGGGTTTCGGCGTTGGCCGGAGCCGGTGATGGCGGCGCCTTGCGTGTTCTTAAAGGCATCATTGAGGCGAAGCTTCCAGCTCCATCGCTGCCCTCCGGAGGAAACCCCAAATCTGTGGATCGGATGATGGTGACGCCTATACGTCGTTCCCCCTTGGGGGCATCAGTTTTGGAGGTGTGCATCTCACGAGGGACCTGTGGTTTGTTTTCTTGGTGGAGCGGTGTTGTTTCTAGTGCATCGACAATGACAAGTCTCGGTAGCGTGGCGTAGCGGGGTCTTGACGGTGGTCGCGTGATGTTCAACACATGAAGGGAGGGGACGTTGTCTGGCGTCGTGGTGTCATCGATGACATGAATGCCAAAGATTTTGCGAATCCTTATCCTGAAGGTTGCTTGGTGGCTTGATGGTGGCGATGGCTTCCGTAGTGTGTGCATGAGGTGCTCACTACGAGTCTGCTAGATCGGATGAGCTCTCCCGTTTCGCTTAGTGGGTGTCTCGGGGTATGTGATGTTCCCGTTCCTAGTTGATGTGAGGTTTTCCAGGTCCCTGTTGGCATGATCTTCTCTCATTGTCGGGTCTTTAGGTGTTATGTGGTGGCTTTGGGTTTTTGATGTATGATCTTTATCAGATCTTTATTAAATAAATTAATAAAGAAAGCCGTATGCATCAGTCGATTGTAGAGATCCATTTAAAAAAAGAATTCAATTCAGAGTCACCAAACTTGTAATAACTTGAATCAGATTCGAATCTGTGAGCAAGCAGCAAAGAACAAGGAAACATGTAGCAGACTGGATACCGAACTTGGGCAGTTGAAGGATGATCCTTGGAGATCAGTTGAAGGATGCTTGACTAGGTATAGTGTCAAGGCATAGTAAACGAGCAACTGATCTCCGGTCGGATATGAAGGATGTAGCGTTTGACAAGAATTTAGGGcgtctttgattcataggatttgtatAGAAATTATGTAGGAATTAGATTCTATGGAAATTTTTcctacactagttgtttgattcatatgaaCATGTCCTACATgaactaatcctataggaatcttatagtgcaaatcctataggaataaaacattaggtcatacctcatggaaatttcctttggcacaatcaaacacaactcatcttcCTATAGAATTCACTAGCCATGACATCTCAGTCATACACTTTTCCTATTCttatgattttcctatcctatgattAAAGGAGCCCTTATATTATACTACATTTTTTGTCTTCTAGCAAAAATTATGGGTTTATATTTATACACCCATATGTCCTGAGCTGGCCGCAGCAGCTATGCACACTTGTTCTTAGATCTAGTGGTGGAGAAGTCGGTCCATGGGTGAGACTATGGTGGCCACCATCGAGGACAAAAAGACGAGGATAGATCACGGACAGGTGGGCCGTTCATAGAGAGAGAGGGATTCATGTGAAACAAGTGATTGAAATGGCCATGTGTATAACTAAAATGTGGGGCTTAAATTAAAAATATGGGAGAATCTTTGTTGGTATATACATGTTTGTGATCTGTAGTTATGTTCGGCCGCCTTTAGAAAAGTATGGGATTGTGTCATGAAGAAGAAAGATTTTAAAGACCTCCAAGATTTACTcttttttagactttattttataAACATCAGGAGTCAGACATATTGGACCATGAGAGAATCATGAAAATATCATTGTTAGTGATTCGGTGAAGGGCCTCCTGAATATCCTATATAGTCGAGAATTTACTATTTTTTGATACCTAATAGTGTAGTAAAAAATTAGCATGATATTTTAAACCATCTACTTTAGTTTCTACCAAGATATTTAAGGATACATGAATATATATGGGAAACACACATACACAGTACAATTAATGTAAGAGTCATAAGTTATTTTATAGAGGCATACAATTTTTTCTTATTCATTTCTCACTTTAAAGGGCATTTGTTTCAAAGAATGATCCTTAGTCTCAAACAGAAAGATACTAACACAAATTTTGCGAAAAATATGATTTATATTTACAAAAGAATAAAAATCCTTACTTTCAAATAATAACTTTCATTTATGATAACTAAGCGATACAAAAATGTATAACCAGTTAAAAATAGGCCCCACAAAAGGTTTGTTGAAATAGAGAATTGTAAAAGGTATAGAAGTTTAATATAACTATATCTGATTTGTGTTCCATGAGAGGTCAGAATGTAGACGGACAAGTCCATGACGTCCGTCCCGTACTTTTCGTCAGCCGCACAAAGAAAAACTGCTCCTGGATAGACTGTTTCTTCTTCCTTGAGGTACTTCAGATCAAGTTTCGTTCCGTCAGTGTCAAAGAGGTAAAGGCGCTTCACATTGCCTCGCAGGATGAGAAAGCCCTTGTGCAGACTATTCTCTATGAGCACCGTGCAGAAGGTGGCATGTCACCTCCATGGTTGCTCTTTCTTGATTTCCTCAAGTTTGAtccctttccttttcttctctttcttcttcatATGCAGGTTTATTGAGGCATCCTGTTCCTCTGGAACACAGTGAATGAGCTTGTTCAGCGTCACCAGGCATATAGGGCTCAACAAAGAAACCTNNNNNNNNNNNNNNNNNNNNNNNNNNNNNNNNNNNNNNNNNNNNNNNNNNNNNNNNNNNNNNNNNNNNNNNNNNNNNNNNNNNNNNNNNNNNNNNNNNNNTGTAGTATGAGGAGCAGCTGGcactattaaatttagcgaagacctttctagcctctcttgctagaccaccaaattctctaagaagggtttctaaaacataatctttcttttcccccaccaagtgtaagaaacatgtgttggattataggattgagattaacaaattta from Lolium rigidum isolate FL_2022 chromosome 4, APGP_CSIRO_Lrig_0.1, whole genome shotgun sequence encodes the following:
- the LOC124650121 gene encoding cysteine proteinase inhibitor gives rise to the protein MLGGIQDAPAGRENDLETIELARFAVAEHNNKANASVEFERLVKVRLQVVAGCMHYFTIEVTEGGAKKLYEATVWEKAWENFKQLQEFKPAA
- the LOC124648535 gene encoding cysteine proteinase inhibitor-like → MAKASRPCRGRFCRVPPRRLPTFGSVEDAPAGYEKNPEAIELARFAVSEHNTKANTALEFERVVKARGQLVAGTLHYFTIEVNQAGAKKLYEAKVWVKEWESFKELQEFKPAD